Below is a genomic region from Gemmobacter sp. 24YEA27.
AGGCCGTCCAGATCGGCGCCGCCCAGCAGAACCTTGCCCGCAACCGGCGGGATCAGCCCCAGAAGGGTGCGAAACAACGTGGTCTTCCCCGCCCCGTTCGGCCCGAGGAGGCACAGAACCCGCCCCGCATGAAGGTCGAACCCGATGCCCCGGATCAACGGCCGGGCGCCATGGCCGACCGCCAGATCACGCGCCGACAGCAGCGGCGCCTCATTCACTGTCAGCCGTTCCATGCCCGCGCCCCCCTGGCCAGCAGGATCACGAAAACCGGCGCGCCAAGCACGGCAGTCAGGATGCCCAGCGGCACTTCCATCGGCGCGATCATCCGTGCGGCGGTATCGACCAGCACCATGAACGATGCCCCCGCCAGCAGCGCCGCCGGCAGCATCCGGTCAAAGCGCGGCCCCGCCACCAGTCGCGCCATATGCGGCACCATCAGCCCGATCCAGCCGATCACCCCCGCCAGCGCCACCGCCGCCGCCGTGATCAGCGTCGCCGCCGCGATCACCACAAACCGCAGACGCCCGGCCTCGATCCCCATCGCGCGGGCCTCGTCATCGCCCATCGCCAGAAGCCCGATCCGCCAGCGCAGCGCGATCAGCGGCACGAGGCCCAGGATCACCGCCGGCGCCGCCGCCAGCAGATCGACCCGCTTGACGCCGGCAAGGCTGCCCATCAGCCAGAAGGTGATCGCGGGAAGCTGTTCATCCGGATCTGCAAGCAGCTTCACCAGCGAGATCCCCGCCCCCGCCAGCGCGCCAATGACGATCCCGCACAGGACCATGACCAGAAGCTGTGCGCCGCCCCTGAGCGCCAGTGTCAGCCCGATCACCAGCGCCACCGTCGCAAGGCCAAAGCCAAAGCCCATCAGCTGGATCGCCATCACCGGCAGGCCCAGCAAGATCCCGAGCACCGCGCCAAACCCCGCCCCGGCCGAGACGCCAAGGATATCGGGCGAGACCAGCGGGTTGCGGAACACCACCTGATAGGCCGCCCCCGCCGCCGCCAGCCCCGCCCCGATCAGCGCCGCAGAGATCACCCTTGGGCCGCGGATGTTCCACAGCACCACCTGCGCCTGGCGATCATCCCCCGCCCCCGTCAGGCCCCCCGTCAGGCCCCCGGTCAGCCCGCCCGTCAGAGCATTAAAAATCTGGCCGGGGCTCAGCGGGTATGGCCCGAGGCCGATCCCGAGGATCAGCGCGAAGACCAGCGCCAGCGCCAGCAGGGAAAGCCGCATTCTTCTGGTCCCGATCCTATTCGCCCAGCAACGCGTCCAGCGCTGCCGCATCCGGCGTCACCTGGTAGAAGAGCGTGTAGAACTCAGCGATCTCCTGGCGCAGATCAGCCTGTTCCAGATCTCCTCCGGCCAGGTCCGGGTAGAAGACATGTGCCAGATATTTCAGGCCGATCAAGCGGTTGACCGAAGGCGGCGCGTCGATAAAGCCAAAGGGCTCACCGGGTGCAAGATAGATGCGTCCCTGATCGACCGCCGGGATCCCCTGCCATTCCGGCATCTTGCGCACATTGGCCGCGAAATCGCGGTCCACCGTCAGAATGATATCCGGCGCCCAGGCCTGGATCTGTTCGGGCGAGACCGTGACCAGCCCACGCGTCTCGGCCTCGACCACATTGATGCCGCCCATCCGTTCAATGATCTCGGCATTGATCGAGCCGCGCGCCGGGCTTTCCAGCCCCTCCGGACCACGGGCCAGGTAGACGCGGGGGCGCTCTGCATCGGGCACCTGCGCAAGCAAAGCGTCCGCCTCCGCATAGGCGGCCTCGGCGTAAGTTGCGAGCTGCTCGCCCCGGGCATCGACCCCAAGGATCGCCGCCATCTCACGGATCGCCTGTGGCGTCGCGGCAAAGCTGCCATCGATCAGCACATAGGGCAGCCCCGCCTGATCCTGCACCCGCGTCGCCAGGTCGCGGTAAGTGGCATTCACGGTGCCGAAATCGACGATCAGCTCGGCCCCGGTGGTCAAAAGCACCTCAAGGTTCAGCGTATCGCCCTTGCCGGTCAGCCGCCCCAGCGCCGGCAAGCCGCGCGTCTCGGGCAAAAGATAAGGCAGATCGTCGGGTTTTGGCGCCATCACCCAGCCGACCATCGCTTCGGGCTTCAGCGCATAAAGCAGCACCGAGGCGGGCGGCCCGGCGGCAAAGACCTTTTCCGGGTTCAGAGGCACCAGCACCTCGCGGCCGGTGGCATCGGTGACGCTTTGTCCGTCAAATGCCAGAACCGGCGCGGCCAGGGCGGCAAAAACCGCGGCCAGCACGGCGCGGCGGGTTGGGAAGCTCATGGAATCGCTCCGAATTCGCCTTTGATATCAACAAGCGGCGTGCCATTGACACAGTCCAGGCCGCGCACATGCAGAACCGCGCCTTCAACGCGCAACAGCCGCACCACCGTCGCCGCTATCGGATTGGGCCGGACCGGCGAGCGCAGCGAGAATGTCCCCACCGAGGCATCGCCGAAATTCGGGTTCTGCCGCATCAGGTCGCGGCGCGAGAGATGCATCCAGTATAACAGCTGGATCCGCTCGCGCCCCTCGACCCCCGCCAGCCCCTCGATCCAGCGCGGGTCAAGTTCGACCCGGCAATCGGGGCCGGTCTCGGGATCGCCCCGGCGCGGGCATTGGCTGCGATCCGTCCAGGGGGTGCGCAGCCGGCCGATGAACCAGATCGAGGCGTCGAATGCCCCGGGCAGCGGCACCGCCACCTCATGCGGGCGCAGGTCGGTCACGTGATCAGTCATCGGTGCCGATCATCACATCCGAGGCCTTGATCACCGCCGAGGCCTTTGCGCCCACGGTCAGACCCAGCTCTTTCACCGCCTCTTTGGTGATTGCCGCCGTGACAATCGAGCCGCCAAGATCAAGGCGGACATGGCTCGTCACCGCGCCGGTGACAATCTCGATCACCGTTCCCGGCAGGACATTTCGGGCGCTCAGTCGCATCTCGGTCTCTCCCCTGATGGCGGCCCTATGGCCGCGCCATATGTATGGTGCAACACATCGGAGGGAGCAGCAAGCCCCGCCGCCCTGGCCACATTGCCTGCCTTGTGAAAAGCTGCGCGGAAAATATGCGTTTTGCCCGGGCGCCCGCTCTGCCAGGATGGGCAAAGCAACCGGAGAACCGCATGCGGATCGCCCTTCTCAGCGATATTCATGGCAATCGCGAAGCGCTGGAGGCAGTGCTTGCCGATGCGGCGGCGCGGGATATCGGGCGCTGTGTGATCCTTGGCGATATCGTCGGATATGGCCCCGATCCGGCCTGGTGCGTGCAGCGGATCCAGGAGATGGAGGCCGCCGGCGCTCTGGTGCTCCGGGGCAATCATGATGCCGCCATCGCAGGATCTGCGCGCGACATGAACGCCACGGCGCGGGCCTCCATCGACTGGACGCGGCCACGGCTTTCCGCCGCTCAGACCGGCTGGCTTGCCGCGCTGCCACTGACGATCCGCGAGGAGGACCGGCTTTACACCCATGCCTCGGCCCATAGCCCGGGCGACTGGATCTATGTCACCTCGGACCGCGATGCGATGGCTAGCTTTCGCAGCTCTGACGCCGGTGTGATCTTTTGCGGTCACGTCCATGTGCCGGCGCTCTACAGCAGTGACATCCATGACCGGATCCAGGCCCATGCAGAGAGGCCCCGGATCCCGGTGCCGCTTTTGTCGTCGCGGCGCTGGCTGGTGGTGGCAGGCTCGGTCGGGCAGCCCCGCGATGGCAGCCCCCAGGCCGGCTGGGCCATCTTTGAAACCGCGACCCGCGAGCTCAGCTTTCGCCGCACGCCCTATGATACCGCCATCACCGCCGGAAAGATCCTGGCTGCCGGCCTGCCCGAAGAGCTTGCCCTGCGCCTGAGGAGCGGAGAATGAGCCGCAGCCAGAAACGCCCGGCCGAGGGGCTTCAGATCGACGGTTTCACCCTTGGCCCGCTTTTGCATCGCGGCGGCTTTGCCACGATCTGGGAGGTCACCCATCCCGATCATCCCGGCCCGATGGTGATGAAGGTGCCGACCATTCTCGACGGCGATGACGGGCCGACGATTGTGGGGTTCGAGATTGAACAGATGATCCTGCCGCGCCTTTCGGGCCCGCATGTGCCACAGCTGATCGCGGCGGGCGATTTCGCGGTCATGCCCTATCTGGTGACGGCAAAACTGCCAGGCGCCTCGTTCCAGGAGCTGTTTGACCGCGCGCCGCTGCCGCCCGATCAGCTGGTCGCGCTGGCCATCGAAATCGCGACGGCGCTGCATGAGGTGCATCGCCAGCGGGTGATCCATCTGGACCTCAAGCCCGGCAATCTGATGCGCGATGAGGCCGGGCGGCTGGTGCTGATCGATTATGGCCTCGCGCGCCATCTTGATCTGCCGGATCTGCTGGGCGAGGAATTTGCCATTCCGATGGGCACTTTCCCCTATATCGCGCCCGAGCAGTATCTGCATCACCGCGATGATCCGCGTTCGGATATTTTCGCCTTCGGCGCCTTGCTTTACGAGCTTGCGACCGGAAGGCTGCCCTTCGGCCGGACCACCACGCTGCGCGCCGTGCGCCGCCGCCTCTGGCGCGATCCGCTGCCGCCGCGCGCGCTGAACCCCGATCTGCCGCCCTGGTTGCAGGAGATCATCCTGCGTGCGCTGGAGGTCGAGCCGGAAGAGCGCTTTCAGTCGGCGGCGCAGATGGCTTTTGACCTTGGCCATCCCGATCAGGTGCAGCTTACCGCGCGCGCCACAAAGCTCGAGCAGGACGGGGTCTGGCCGGTCTTGCGGCGGCGCTGGCGCGCAAGGCGGATCCGGGGCTACCTGCCCGCACCATCCCCCGAAGACGCCTCCCGCGCCCAGGTGGTGATGGCCGCCGTCGACCTCTCGCCCGAGATGGAGGCCTTGTCGCAGGAGATCCTCCGTGCCACACGCGAGATCCTGCATTTCCGCCCCGAGGCGCGGCTTGCCTGTGTCAATGTGCTGCGCAGCACGCGGATCCAGCTGGATCAGGGCACCGATGAAGCGGGCAACAATCTGCATGTCGCCCGCCTTGTCGCACTGAAAGCCTGGGGCGAGGCGCTTGGCCTGCCCGAAGGACGCGTAACCTATACCGTGCTTGAAGCCCCCGACCCCGGCAATGCGCTGACCGAACACGCGACCCGTATCCTTGCCGGTCATATCGTGATGGGCGCGCGGGCAAGTTCGGCACTCCGGCGCTATCTTGGTTCGGTCTCGGCCCAGGTGGTGGCCGAAGCGCCCTGCACCGTGACCATCGTGCGTCTGCCCGCCCCCGGAGGCTGAGACCTCTGCGCTGAGAGCGGGGCCTTTTCGTGCCCGCCAAATCAGGCTAGCCATGGTCGGAACAATTTTCCCGGGGAAATCCGATGCCGCGCTCCTATTCTTTCACCCACGCAATCAGCCGCAAACCGGCGCAGTCGATCATCCGGGGGCTGCGCGCCGTGGATACCGGCAACCCGGACCTTGCCCTGATGGAGGAACATCACAGCGCCTATATCGCAGCCTTGCGCTCGACCGGGGCCGAGGTCACGGTACTGGAGGCGCTCGACGCCTATCCGGACAGCGTTTTTGTCGAAGACACCGCGCTCTGCCTGCCTGAAGGCGCAGTGATCATGCGGCCCGGCGCGCCCTCGCGCCTCGGTGAGGCGGCCGAGATGGAGCCGCATCTGCGCGCGCTTTACAGCGAGATCCGCCGCATTGAGGGCGAAGACAGTTTCATCGAAGGCGGCGATGTCCTGATGGGCGAAACCGAGATCCTTGTCGGCCGCTCGGCCCGGACCAATGAGGCCGGGATCGCGGAGCTTGCGCGTCTGGTCGCCGATTGGGGCCAGGTGGTGCGCGAGGTCCATACCCCGCCGGGCGTGCTGCATTTCAAGACCGACTGCTCGCTGATGGATGCGGAAACCGTGCTCGCGACCGACCGGCTGGCGGCATCGGGCTGTTTCACCGGCTATAAGGTGATCGCGGTCGCCGAAGGGGAAGAGGCCTCGGCCAATGCGATCCGCTTCAACGGGATCGTGCTCTTCCCCGCCGGTTTCCCGAAGACCCGCGACCGGCTGGTGGCGGCGGGCTACGAAGTGGTCGAGATTGGCAATTCGGAATGCCAGAAAATCGATGGCGGCATGTCCTGCCTGTCATTGCGTTTCACGCCGCGCTGAACAGGGTGGCGCCGGTGCCCCCTGCCCGCCCGTTCAACATCGCAGCCGTGGTGCAACGCGGCCGCCTTGGGCATGAGGCGCTCTTGCTCGCGGCGTCACTGCGCGCGGCGGATCCCGGCTTTCAAGGGCGCCTTTTGCTGGCCGAGCCGCAACCGGGTCCTCTCTGGCCCGAAGATCCGCGCCTGCCAAAAGGCGCGCTTCGCGACCGGCTGGAAGAGCTGGGCGCCGAATTCGTGCCCTTTGACAGCAAGGTCTTTGGCGCCGCCTATGCGATCGGCAACAAGATCGAGATGCTGGCCGCCCTTCCCCATGAGCCTTTCCTCTTTCTCGACACCGATACGCTGGTGACGGGGCCGCTCTCGACGCTGGCGCCGGATTTCTCGCGGCCCTCGGCGTCGATGAAACGCGAGGACACCTGGCCGGTGATTGAGCTTTATGGCCCTGGCTATGCCGAGACCTGGGCCGCGCTTTATGACCGGTTCGGGCTGGATTTCGCGGGTTCGCTGGATCTGTCCTGGCCCGATGAACACTGGCAGCGCTACATGTATTTCAACGCGGGCTGGTTCCTGCATGACAGCCCGCAGGACTTTGGCCGCCGGTTTCTGGATTACGCGGAGACGATCCACAAAGACCGCCCGGCGGCGCTGGTCTGTCAGGAGCTCTGGCCCTGGCTGGATCAGATCGCGCTGCCGCTGGTGATCGCTTCTTTCGGCGGCGGCAGGCCAGGAACCGATCTGGCCGGGCTCGATAGTGATCTGACGCTGCATTACCGCACGCTGCCGCTGTTATACGCCACCGGATCGGACCTGGCGGTGCACGTGCTGGAGACCGTTGCGAAAGAGAAAGAGAACCGCCGCCTGCTGCGCGACTGGGAACAGGCCAAACAGATGGTTTATCAGAACCGGGGCCGCAAGGCGCGGGCGCTGTTTGACCAGAGGGATCTGCCGCGCCGCGAGAAGGTGATCCGCAATACGCTCAGACGCGAAGGGCTCTGGCTGCGCTGAGACGGCTGCGCTGAGCTGCGACCAGGCTGGTTTCGGCGTATGGCCGGCGCCCAAACCAGCATGATTTCGCGCATTCCTTTTCCGATATCGCCCCTGACCGGCGGCCCTTCCCCGCCGAACTCCGTCGAAACTCCTTTGAAATCAGATATATAGAAAAACAGGCATCCGGTTCCCCGTCCTGATCTGCCCCAGCGGCACGGGAACCGGGATGCGGTACAGGGTGTTTTCCCTGCATCTGGAACCGTGCCGCGTAAGACACCGGACATTCCCGGACGCGGCCGCAGAACAGGAGTATTTCGCATGACGTTTACTGTGACCCGGATGAAAACCACCATCGCCGGAACAATGGCAGCCGCCATGACAATGGCCACGCTGGCGCTGCCGGCCTTTGCCGTTGATCGCGCAGATGCTGTGAAAAGCATCGAGGTGACCGCAGATATGGGGTCGGTTCAGAATACCGCCGCAGCCGCATATTGGGCCACGCTCGACAAGGATCTCGAAACCGCGATCCTGACCAAAGTGACCGACCGGATGGGCGATGAAGGCGCCGCGATCACCGTCGATATTGACGAGGTTTCGCTGGCCAGCGGCTTCGCAGAATCGATTGGCCTGGCAGATTCGAAGCTTTCGGGCCTCGTGAAAGTGTCTGACCCGACCCAGCCGGGGCGCGGCGATTCCTATACGCTGACGGTTGACATGAATTCGACACTGCCTGCGCTTGGCGCCGGGTTCGATATCACCTCGCCCGAAGTCGATACCGCCGCCGTCTATGCCGCGATGCTTGACACATTTGCCGCCCAGGTGGTGACAAACCTCAAGTAAAGCAAAAAGGCGCGGGAGCAATCCCGCGCCTTTTCAACCCTTGATCCGTTGACCGGCTCAGCTGTTCAGGGTCTCGGTCGAGGAAAAGAACATTGCCTGGCTCACCGCCGAGCGCACCTGCTCCTCGGTATAGGGTTTGTTGATCAGGAAGGTCGGCTCGGGTCGTTCCCCCGTCAGCAGGCGTTCGGGGAAGGCGGTGATGAAGATCACCGGGATCGACCCAAGATCGGCCAGGATATCATTGACCGCATCAACGCCGGAGGAATTATCCGCAAGCTGAATATCGGCCAGGATCAGATCCGGCACCTTTTGGGCAGCAAGCGCCACCGCCTCGCTGCGGGTCCTCGCAACGCCGGTTACCGCATGGCCCATCGCCTCGACAATGGCGGTGATATCCATCGCGATGATCGCTTCATCCTCGATCACCATGACCTTGCCGAGGATCGAACTGGCCATTTCGGCAAAGGCGCGTTCAACCAGCGCCGTGGCACTGGCAGTGTCAACGCCAAGGATCGCCGCGACCTCGGCCGGGCTGAAGCCCTCGATGGTTTGCAGCAACAGCGCCTCGCGCGAATTCGGGGTCAGCCGCGCCATATGCTGCTGCGCCGCAACCGCCAGACGATCTTCGGCGGCAGTTACCGGGGAATCGGCTTTTTGCCAGACCTCATGAAAGCAGGCGAAAAGCCCGACCTTCACCGAGACCGCCCTCAACACCGGGGATGGATCCGCCAGAACCGCCTCGATTGCGGCAATGGCATAGGCATCGCCGCTCACCTGGTTTCCGGTCAATGCGCGCGCATAGCGCCGCAGATAGGGCAAATCCTGCGCAACTGCGCGGGAAAGATCTTCGCCAGACGTCACTTGCCCGGCGATTTGCCCCCCGGCAGACACCGCAGCCGAAGCATCATCTGCCGCTGCCCCCGTCGCGGCTCCCGAAGGAGCCCGGGCCGGAGCCCTGGAATCGGCCATAAAAAATTCTCCGTTCTGCGTACTTCTTGCGGAACCAAACGCGTCGAAGCCGCGTTTGGTTCCGTAGAGCAATGGCAGGACCACGAAAAAAATGCTACCAGGCAAACCCGCAGTCGCGACAGATCGCTCAGCGATCCGCACTCAGATCGATGAAAATCTGAGGCGGGTTTATGATGAGGTCCTGACTGAAGCGGTGCCTGACCGCTTTCTCCAGCTGCTCGCCCAGCTGAATCCTGATCCGCCTGCCAATGCCGATACCGATAAATGAGCCCGACAAATGACCCGCTTCCGGCCGGACTGCCGGCTCCGGAGCCGCGCAGGACAAGGTGGTAAAAGACAGGGCCATGAAAGATCAGTCTCCTCCCGCTCAGGCCGTACCTGATCCGCGCGAGCAGCTGGCGGCCCTCCTGCCCAATCTGCGGGCATTCGCGATCAGCCTGTCGCGGAATGTGGTTCTCGCCGATGATATCGTGCAGGAGACCATTCTGAAGGCCTGGTCGAATATGGACAAATTCGACCCTGCAACCAATCTCGAAGCCTGGCTCTTCACCATCCTGCGCAACACCTATTATTCGTTCCTGCGTAAAACGCGCCGCGAGGTGCAGGACAGCGACGGCGTCTTCGCTGGCAGCCTCTCTGAGGCCCCGGCCCATGACAGCCGCCTTGCCTATGGCGATTTCCAGCGAGCCTTTGATCAGCTGTCGCCGGAGCATCGCGAGGTTCTGATCCTGATCGGCGCCTCCGGCTATTCAGTGGAAGAAGCGGCGAAGATGATGGCCGTGGCGCCGGGAACCGTCAAAAGCCGCGCCAGCCGCGCACGCAAGCGCCTGTCCGAACTGATGGGCCTTGCCGAGGGCGAGGATCTGTTTTCTGGCATCAGCGGCGTCACCGCTGCCGTGATCAGCCGGCCGACCACACCGGCGACATGAAACTCTTCGCGGCACGGGAGATCACGTCTGGCCTTGCGCTGCGGCTGGCCGCAATGGTTATGATCGCCCTTTTGCCGCTTGGCCTGCTGGCGCTGGCCCAGACCTATATGACAATGCGCCAGACCGACGAGACCCGTCTCGCGGCCTCTGTCGGACGGACCCTCCAGGAAGCACTGCACGAGATCCGGCTGATCCGTGCCTCGCAGGTGACCGCCCAGCTTTTGGCCAGCAGCCTGCGCAATCATCCCGGGGATTGTGCCAGCCGGATCGCTGCCTATGCCACCAGCGACGGGCGCATCTCGCGCGCGGGGGTTGTCTCGGCAGATGGCCGGATGGTCTGCAGCTCTGACGGCAGCACGCGCGATTTCTCGCAGACCGAACGCTTTGCCGAAATCCTTGCCTCGGACCAGCCGCGCATCTTTCACGACCCGCAATGGTCCGACCCCGGGCAATCGGATGTTTCTCTGACATGGCCGCTCGGCGATGCCTCGGACCGGACCGACCCTCGCTCGGAGCAGCCTGAGGGGTTTATCCTGCTCTGGCTCCCCGAAAGCGCGCTGATTGACCTGCCCGATGACCTCGTTTCCCTTCCCGGTGGTACAATACCCAGAACCAGCGACCGACCTCTGGCACTGATCGCAGCCAACGGCGCGGGCGAGGTGATCTATGCCTCGACCGGGATTGCCAATGCCGGGTTATATCTGCCCGGCCAGGCCAGCCTGAAAAGCCTGATCCCGCAGAAAGCCCATAGTTTTTTTGACCATCCCAAGGGGTGGGAAACCCTGATGTACTCCTGGGTGCCGGTCAATCGCGATCTCTTTTTGCTGGGCGCCTGGACCTTGCCGGTCGAGGAAAATTTCCTGAACCGCCATGTGCTGCCCTATCTTTTTCCGGCGCTGATGTGGCTGACCGGGGTTGGCGTGACCATTCTCGGCGTCGAGCGGCTGGTCACGCGCCATGTCCGGCACCTGTCGCGGGCGATGCGCGATTTTACTTCGGGGAACCGGCTGCCCACTCAGGATGTCACACTCGCACGGCCCCCGCCGAAATTGCCAGCCTGGCCGAGGAATATCGCTCGCTGACAGACACGATCCTGCGCGATGAGGCCGAACTGGAAAACCTCGTGCGACAAAAGGATGAACTGCTGCGCGAGGTGCATCACCGCACCGGAAACAGTCTGCAACTGATCGCCTCTTTTCTTCGGATGCACCGGCGCGAGGCCGAGGACGAAACCATGCGCCTTGTGCTTGACGACCTGCATAACCGGGTGATGTCGCTTTCTTCAGTGCATCTCGGGCTTTACCGGATGGCCGGGGGAACCGGGGTCACAGTCGATCTGCTGATGGCCGAAGTGATCTCCAAGGTTGATCTGATCCATGGCCGGGCGGGACTGCAAGGGGCAGTCCAGGCGGATCTGATGCCCCTTCTTCTGCAGTCGCAACAGGCGGTGCCGCTGGCGCTGTTACTGGCCGAGATCCTCTCCTGTTTCCCGCCTTCCGAAGCTGGAAATCAACCGGTACGGATCAGGCTGAGCCATGGCCGCGCCGAAGATCAGCCGGGGCCTGCATCCTCCGAAGTCTCAGGGCCCGACACGAAGGTCGTTACTCGCGCGGGCACTGAAATCGCCCGGCTTGAAGTCTCCGGTGCCATTTCCGCGCGGGGCCGCCTGACCGGAGAACATGCCGGCGCCCCTTCTGTAATCGGCGCAAGGCTGATCCGCGGATTTGTCACGCAGCTGCCCGGCGACCTGCAAATCATCGAAGACAGCGCGCGGGTCCGGGCAGTGGTCACCTTTGCCTTCGATCCGGCGCTGACGCAGGTGCCAGAGATCGCCGCCGCCAGTCGCGCCTGACTGACCCACGGCGCGCGCGCCTGAGCGCATCCCGTCCGGAATCAGATCGGCCCCCCTCCCTCACCGGAGAGCGACCCGAAACACGGCCCGGGCAGGCGCCCTTTCGCAACTGAGCCACCTCTGAGCCCCAGTTGAGCCCCAGTCTGACGGCAGAAAGCGAGCCATGCCCCTCAGGCCGCGCCCGCATCCTTATCGCGCAAGGCCGCCTCCGCCGGTGTTTCGTCCCGCCGTGTCGCGGTGCTTCCAGCCCGGGAGACGGTCTCGTCCACCACCGATCGCAAGGTCGAGGTCAATCTTGTCACAAGCAGGCTGAGCTGTTCCAGATCATCACGCAGCTCCTCGCGCGCTTCGGCCTCTTCCGTTCCGGCGTTGTCAGGGCCTCTCGCTGCCGCGTCTGATGATGGCTGGCCCCGCGACAACAGGCTGGCGACAAAGCCACCGGCCCCCGTCAGTGCCGCTCCGGCCGTGACAATCTTCCCGACCCGGCCAAGCATTCCACCATTCTGCCCGGATGCGCCGGACCCGCCCTTGCCGAATTCGCGCCTGCAGGCGGCCTCGCGCGCGGCCAGCGCCGCAGCGCGGGTCTCGGCATCCAGCCCGTCCAGGCCCTGGCCGATTTCCTGGCGGATCGCCTGTTCCAGCGAGGCCGCGATATCTTCGAGACTGTCACGCGCCGCAACCTCATCCAGCGCACCGCTGTCTCTGGAGCGCTCCACCCGGGCGCGCAACCGGTCGGCCTCCTCCCGCAATGCGGCGATCCCTTGCAGCCATTCCGGTCGCGCCGCACGCGAAGACGACGAGCGGCGGCGAATTCCGCTCCAGGTGAGCCAGGCCAGCCCCGCGCCGGCCAGCGCCGCCGCACGCGGATTGGCCCGGATGGCAGCGCCTGCCGCCTCGATCACCGGCATCACCGCCGCGCCCGGCGAAGCGGGATCCGCATGTCCTGACGCATCCGGGCCTGCTGCACGGCCCTGGCCGCCCCCGAAAAACCTTGTCATATTGAAATTTTGTTTAAGCGCCGCAATGGCCTCGGCCAGATCCTGGCGGCTGCGGGCGATCTCTTCACCGATCCGGTCCCGATCATGCATCTTCCGTTCCTCCACCAATGGGTCCCCGTTCACGTGACCTCCGCTCACCGGAAACCCGCTCACTGGAAACCCGCTCGCCGGCTGGCGGTTCCTCGGCCGTGCCAGGCTGAAGTGCTCCGCCCCGCGCGAAGATCTCGCGACGCGCGAAATAGGAGGCGTGGCTGATGCGGCGCAATTGCCAC
It encodes:
- a CDS encoding iron ABC transporter permease, whose product is MRLSLLALALVFALILGIGLGPYPLSPGQIFNALTGGLTGGLTGGLTGAGDDRQAQVVLWNIRGPRVISAALIGAGLAAAGAAYQVVFRNPLVSPDILGVSAGAGFGAVLGILLGLPVMAIQLMGFGFGLATVALVIGLTLALRGGAQLLVMVLCGIVIGALAGAGISLVKLLADPDEQLPAITFWLMGSLAGVKRVDLLAAAPAVILGLVPLIALRWRIGLLAMGDDEARAMGIEAGRLRFVVIAAATLITAAAVALAGVIGWIGLMVPHMARLVAGPRFDRMLPAALLAGASFMVLVDTAARMIAPMEVPLGILTAVLGAPVFVILLARGARAWNG
- a CDS encoding response regulator codes for the protein MADSRAPARAPSGAATGAAADDASAAVSAGGQIAGQVTSGEDLSRAVAQDLPYLRRYARALTGNQVSGDAYAIAAIEAVLADPSPVLRAVSVKVGLFACFHEVWQKADSPVTAAEDRLAVAAQQHMARLTPNSREALLLQTIEGFSPAEVAAILGVDTASATALVERAFAEMASSILGKVMVIEDEAIIAMDITAIVEAMGHAVTGVARTRSEAVALAAQKVPDLILADIQLADNSSGVDAVNDILADLGSIPVIFITAFPERLLTGERPEPTFLINKPYTEEQVRSAVSQAMFFSSTETLNS
- a CDS encoding SAM-dependent methyltransferase; the encoded protein is MTDHVTDLRPHEVAVPLPGAFDASIWFIGRLRTPWTDRSQCPRRGDPETGPDCRVELDPRWIEGLAGVEGRERIQLLYWMHLSRRDLMRQNPNFGDASVGTFSLRSPVRPNPIAATVVRLLRVEGAVLHVRGLDCVNGTPLVDIKGEFGAIP
- a CDS encoding arginine deiminase family protein, whose translation is MPRSYSFTHAISRKPAQSIIRGLRAVDTGNPDLALMEEHHSAYIAALRSTGAEVTVLEALDAYPDSVFVEDTALCLPEGAVIMRPGAPSRLGEAAEMEPHLRALYSEIRRIEGEDSFIEGGDVLMGETEILVGRSARTNEAGIAELARLVADWGQVVREVHTPPGVLHFKTDCSLMDAETVLATDRLAASGCFTGYKVIAVAEGEEASANAIRFNGIVLFPAGFPKTRDRLVAAGYEVVEIGNSECQKIDGGMSCLSLRFTPR
- a CDS encoding bifunctional serine/threonine-protein kinase/universal stress protein; protein product: MSRSQKRPAEGLQIDGFTLGPLLHRGGFATIWEVTHPDHPGPMVMKVPTILDGDDGPTIVGFEIEQMILPRLSGPHVPQLIAAGDFAVMPYLVTAKLPGASFQELFDRAPLPPDQLVALAIEIATALHEVHRQRVIHLDLKPGNLMRDEAGRLVLIDYGLARHLDLPDLLGEEFAIPMGTFPYIAPEQYLHHRDDPRSDIFAFGALLYELATGRLPFGRTTTLRAVRRRLWRDPLPPRALNPDLPPWLQEIILRALEVEPEERFQSAAQMAFDLGHPDQVQLTARATKLEQDGVWPVLRRRWRARRIRGYLPAPSPEDASRAQVVMAAVDLSPEMEALSQEILRATREILHFRPEARLACVNVLRSTRIQLDQGTDEAGNNLHVARLVALKAWGEALGLPEGRVTYTVLEAPDPGNALTEHATRILAGHIVMGARASSALRRYLGSVSAQVVAEAPCTVTIVRLPAPGG
- a CDS encoding ABC transporter substrate-binding protein: MSFPTRRAVLAAVFAALAAPVLAFDGQSVTDATGREVLVPLNPEKVFAAGPPASVLLYALKPEAMVGWVMAPKPDDLPYLLPETRGLPALGRLTGKGDTLNLEVLLTTGAELIVDFGTVNATYRDLATRVQDQAGLPYVLIDGSFAATPQAIREMAAILGVDARGEQLATYAEAAYAEADALLAQVPDAERPRVYLARGPEGLESPARGSINAEIIERMGGINVVEAETRGLVTVSPEQIQAWAPDIILTVDRDFAANVRKMPEWQGIPAVDQGRIYLAPGEPFGFIDAPPSVNRLIGLKYLAHVFYPDLAGGDLEQADLRQEIAEFYTLFYQVTPDAAALDALLGE
- a CDS encoding metallophosphoesterase family protein, which gives rise to MRIALLSDIHGNREALEAVLADAAARDIGRCVILGDIVGYGPDPAWCVQRIQEMEAAGALVLRGNHDAAIAGSARDMNATARASIDWTRPRLSAAQTGWLAALPLTIREEDRLYTHASAHSPGDWIYVTSDRDAMASFRSSDAGVIFCGHVHVPALYSSDIHDRIQAHAERPRIPVPLLSSRRWLVVAGSVGQPRDGSPQAGWAIFETATRELSFRRTPYDTAITAGKILAAGLPEELALRLRSGE
- a CDS encoding TOBE domain-containing protein; this translates as MRLSARNVLPGTVIEIVTGAVTSHVRLDLGGSIVTAAITKEAVKELGLTVGAKASAVIKASDVMIGTDD
- a CDS encoding sigma-70 family RNA polymerase sigma factor; translated protein: MKDQSPPAQAVPDPREQLAALLPNLRAFAISLSRNVVLADDIVQETILKAWSNMDKFDPATNLEAWLFTILRNTYYSFLRKTRREVQDSDGVFAGSLSEAPAHDSRLAYGDFQRAFDQLSPEHREVLILIGASGYSVEEAAKMMAVAPGTVKSRASRARKRLSELMGLAEGEDLFSGISGVTAAVISRPTTPAT
- a CDS encoding NepR family anti-sigma factor, which translates into the protein MLPGKPAVATDRSAIRTQIDENLRRVYDEVLTEAVPDRFLQLLAQLNPDPPANADTDK